The following coding sequences lie in one Miscanthus floridulus cultivar M001 chromosome 9, ASM1932011v1, whole genome shotgun sequence genomic window:
- the LOC136479361 gene encoding formin-like protein 3 — protein sequence MAPQGQINITSEPARPPARHPTRSPAVAQRPAASMPGRPPGRPPVLARPLSPRSTRAGRATNVDASRPPAPTKPPPPHIAGLRLRPGHRASPRGPPRRPSPSASPHRVITRPPARSPVWPPRVAAPRRPTPPGHLPARALAPSWHAPSTATAPAQPPPPVPAPSTATSPACTPPSAATSTVGGHRPRRRPLQKRGGGGVPRPPPPLGLHCPPSLHRPRRPPWRPPPLPVRPPQRPPPPSTATAPAGGHYRREEEEAWEMRGEGEK from the exons atggcgcCGCAGGGCCAGATAAATATCACGAGTGAGCCCGCTCGCCCGCCCGCACGCCATCCCACCCGCTCGCCCGCCGTTGCGCAGCGCCCCGCCGCCAGCATGCCCGGACGGCCACCTGGACGGCCACCCGTGCTCGCCCGCCCACTCTCGCCACGCAGcacccgcgccggccgcgccacgaacgtcgACGCGtcgaggccgcccgctcctaccaag CCGCCACCGCCGCACATTGCCGGCCTGCGCCtccgccccggccaccgcgcctccccgcgcGGGCCCCCGCGGCGCCCGTCCCCGTCCGCCTCCCCGCACCGGGTCATCACGCGGCCGCCTGCGCGGTCGCCCGTGTGGCCTCCCCGTGTGGCGGCCCCTCGCCGGCCGACGCCCCCGGGCCACCTCCCCGCGCGGGCCCTAGCGCCGTCGTGGCATGCCCCGTCGACGGCCACCGCCCCCGCCCAGCCTCCACCGCCCGTGCCGGCCCCCTCGACGGCCACCTCCCCCGCCTGCACGCCCCCCTCGGCGGCCACCTCCACCGTCGGTGGCCACCGCCCCCGCCGACggccactgcagaagagaggaggaggaggcgtgccgcggccaccgccgccgctcggcCTCCACTGCCCGCCCAGCCTCCACCGCCCGCGCCGGCCCCCTTGGCGGCCACCTCCCCTGCCTGTGCGCCCCCCTCAGCGGCCACCTCCTCCATCAACGGCCACTGCCCCCGCCGGCGGCCACtacagaagagaggaggaggaggcatggGAGAtgagaggagaaggggagaagtga
- the LOC136481486 gene encoding uncharacterized protein, with protein MENLLPEDVLTNIIHRLAPRYLAISRCVCKTWCTIIDAHNLLRVDLLPRSVCGIFINFNELSMSEFFSRPSKGPTVSGNFDYLPLSSRIIGHCNGLLLFHKYVVNPATRQSAPLPPCPSPNMVVEHFFHREYLVFDPTLSPHYEVFMIPEIRRPNVRYNMLNLNDKLDPAIEELEWPPSPCILHVFSSRTKVWEERSFVQEGEAAGNVADMRLDHPYVPDTSVYWRGVLYVYCQNKFVMRISLSNGKYQVIKPPLDCEGMAYTNLYLGKSVKGAYCAVHHLTSRFSIHILDESSGKMEWVFKDSCSIQPCQIIDGPGPWTLQDINNQEQGFEYEDGNNEAVVEDRFEWDSDNDNVIETNSRGKYNSGGYINFLVDTKRRGRYNSGGYIDFLGFHPYKEVIFLSDTLRRGLAYHLNSSKIQDLGTLRPTNYGTEVGIQPFIQESFPYTPWMGWFPEDN; from the exons ATGGAAAACCTGCTACCTGAAGATGTACTCACCAACATCATCCACCGTCTTGCACCACGCTACCTTGCCATATCCCGCTGCGTCTGCAAGACCTGGTGTACCATCATTGATGCCCACAACCTGCTGCGTGTGGACCTCCTCCCACGGTCGGTGTGTGGAATCTTCATTAACTTTAATGAGTTAAGCATGTCAGAATTCTTCTCCCGCCCCTCAAAAGGCCCAACGGTATCTGGCAACTTTGACTATTTGCCTCTCAGCTCCCGCATCATAGGCCACTGCAATGGGCTTCTCTTGTTTCACAAGTATGTGGTTAACCCAGCCACACGACAGTCGGCGCCACTGCCCCCATGCCCAAGCCCAAATATGGTCGTAGAGCACTTTTTCCACAGGGAGTACCTTGTCTTCGACCCCACATTGTCACCGCATTATGAGGTATTCATGATCCCTGAGATCCGACGACCCAATGTGAGGTATAACATGTTGAATTTAAATGACAAGTTAGACCCTGCAATAGAGGAATTAGAATGGCCACCGTCGCCTTGCATCCTGCATGTGTTCTCATCAAGGACAAAGGTGTGGGAGGAGAGGTCGTTTGTTCAAGAAGGGGAGGCTGCAGGGAATGTTGCTGACATGCGGTTGGATCACCCATATGTTCCAGACACTTCTGTCTATTGGCGGGGAGTACTTTATGTATATTGCCAAAACAAGTTTGTTATGAG AATATCATTATCCAATGGGAAATATCAAGTAATCAAGCCACCTTTAGATTGTGAGGGGATGGCATACACAAATCTTTATTTGGGAAAATCAGTGAAAGGGGCGTACTGTGCTGTGCATCACTTGACATCCCGTTTTTCGATCCATATTCTTGATGAATCGAGTGGCAAAATGGAGTGGGTATTCAAGGATTCATGTAGTATTCAGCCATGTCAAATAATTGACGGGCCTGGACCCTGGACTTTACAAGATATTAACAATCAGGAGCAGGGATTTGAGTATGAAGATGGTAACAATGAGGCAGTGGTAGAGGACAGGTTTGAATGGGACTCAGACAATGATAATGTTATTGAGACCAACAGCAGGGGCAAGTATAACTCTGGTGGTTATATTAATTTTCTTGTTGACACCAAAAGGAGGGGCAGATATAACTCTGGTGGTTATATTGATTTTCTTGGATTTCACCCTTACAAGGAGGTTATCTTCTTGAGTGATACGTTGAGAAGAGGATTGGCCTACCACTTAAATAGCTCAAAGATTCAAGACTTGGGCACCCTCCGTCCAACAAATTATGGAACAGAGGTGGGCATTCAGCCATTTATACAAGAGTCTTTTCCATACACACCTTGGATGGGATGGTTTCCAGAAGACAATTAA